In Nicotiana tabacum cultivar K326 chromosome 19, ASM71507v2, whole genome shotgun sequence, one DNA window encodes the following:
- the LOC107813435 gene encoding gibberellin receptor GID1C-like, with the protein MARNNEATANESKNESKRVVPLNTWILISNFKLAYNLLRRPDGTFNRHLAEFLDRKVPANANPVDGVFSFDVVIDREIGLLSRVYRPSFEDGASPSIIELEKPVTADVVPVIIFFHGGSFAHSSSNSAIYDTLCRRLVGNCKAVVVSVNYRRAPENRYPCAYDDGWTALEWVNSRQWLQSKNDSKVHIYLAGDSSGGNIVHNVAFRAVESGVQVLGNILLNPMFGGQERTESEKRLDGKYFVTLQDRDWYWRAYLPEGSDRDHPACNPFGPNGINLNGVKFPKNLVVVAGLDLVQDWQLAYTDGLKKAGQEVKLIYLEKATIGFYLLPNNEHFYTVMDEISNFVNSDS; encoded by the exons ATGGCAAGAAATAATGAAGCTACTGCCAACGAGTCCAAGAATGAATCTAag AGGGTGGTTCCACTCAATACATGGATCTTAATTTCCAACTTCAAGTTGGCTTACAATCTTCTTCGTCGCCCTGATGGGACTTTCAACCGTCACTTGGCAGAGTTCCTTGACCGTAAGGTCCCAGCCAATGCTAATCCAGTTGATGGAGTTTTCTCTTTTGATGTTGTCATCGATCGTGAAATAGGCCTACTCAGCCGTGTCTATCGTCCATCTTTTGAAGATGGAGCTTCGCCGAGCATAATTGAACTTGAAAAGCCTGTGACTGCTGATGTTGTACCTGTCATAATTTTCTTCCATGGTGGAAGTTTTGCACACTCTTCTTCCAATAGTGCTATCTATGACACGCTATGTAGGCGCCTTGTTGGTAATTGCAAGGCAGTTGTTGTGTCAGTTAATTACAGGCGAGCGCCCGAAAATCGTTATCCTTGTGCTTATGATGATGGATGGACTGCTCTTGAGTGGGTTAATTCAAGGCAATGGTTGCAGAGCAAAAATGACTCAAAGGTTCACATATACTTAGCAGGAGATAGCTCTGGTGGTAATATTGTTCACAATGTGGCTTTCAGGGCAGTAGAATCCGGCGTACAAGTGTTGGGAAATATACTGCTGAACCCTATGTTTGGTGGACAAGAGAGAACTGAATCGGAGAAGCGATTGGATGGCAAATATTTCGTCACACTTCAAGACCGAGACTGGTATTGGAGAGCTTATCTTCCTGAAGGTTCAGACAGGGACCATCCTGCATGCAACCCGTTTGGTCCAAATGGTATAAACCTCAATGGAGTTAAGTTCCCTAAGAATCTTGTTGTTGTAGCAGGGTTGGACCTTGTTCAGGATTGGCAGTTGGCCTATACTGATGGGCTTAAGAAGGCTGGACAAGAGGTTAAACTGATATATTTGGAGAAGGCGACAATAGGTTTCTACTTGTTGCCAAATAATGAACACTTTTATACTGTCATGGATGAGATAAGTAACTTTGTGAATTCTGACTCTTAG